From Solibaculum mannosilyticum:
TTGTTTTGGTAACCGTTTTGATCCACGTCGTCGCTGGGTTCGGTGGTATAGGTGAATTCTCGCACGCCAAATTTAAAGTCTTTGGCATCCGATTGGATTCCATCCACGCTGGCTGAAACGGTGGCGGTATACAAGAACTGATCGCCATAGGTATTGGGCCACCACAGCTCCGGATCTTCCAGGACGATATTGTCAAAGGTAATTTCCTTTGTCTCTCCAGAAGCCAATTCCACCTCCTGGGACACAGTGATACCGCTTGGCTGGATCACACCGGTGACAGTGGCGGTGACAGCTTCATCCTTGGAGTTCGTCACCTCGGTTTTAAGGGTCAAATCGGCTTTGGAAAAGTCCTTATTCTCCACATCCAAATCGGTGATCATCCAGGGGTCCACCACTTGGACGTCCTGACTATAGCTAATGCACACGTCGTTGTAAATGCCGATGTTGCGGCCGCGGACCGCCGGCATCCAGTCCCATCCCAGGCTGTTGCCGTAGGTGGGGGCATCCTCGCCGATGCTGCCGTCGTTGCCGAACACGCCTCCCATGGTACCGGGGCCGTCATCGGTAGTCAATTGAGCAAAGCCTGGATCCCGGTTCTTGTAAATCAGCACGGCCAGATAGTTTTCTCCGCCGTAATTGACGTACTCAGTGACGTCAAATTTGGCGCGGGTGAAAGCTCCTTCGATGTTGCCGATACGATGGCCGTTGAAGTACACCTCCGCCTTCCAGTTGATGGCTTCAAAATTGAGCCATACCCGCTCGCCTTGCCGTTCCTGGGGAATGGTAAAGTGGTTGCGGTACCAGAAGTTGGATTTAAAATAACTGTCGGATACCAGCGTCTGTTGATCGCCGTAGTTGGGATCGGGCACAGCTCCGGCTTCTAAGTAAGAGGTTAGCACCGTCCCAGGGACAACCGCCGGCAGCCAAGTGCTGTCGTCATATCCGGCCTGCGACAGTTTCTCACCCAGGGCATCGGATGCGTCATTTTCATTCTGAGCGTCGGCCTCATCGTTGGCAGCGGCATCCACCTCTGTGGCACGTTCCAGCTTCCAGTTGCCGCCTGCCAGCACTTGCGTACCATCGTCCTCCGGCTCGGGCATGGAATCCACTTCCCCTTCATAGGAGAAATCGTTGGTTCCGTAGACCTCCATCTCCCGGACGATATAGGCATCTCCGGAGGATTCCCGGCACAGCAAACGCACATAACGTCCCTGAGCCGGGTCAAAGGTCACTTTCTGCATGTCGCTCTGGCCTTCCACATCCTTGGCCACAGTGGTCCAATGTTCAGCGTCGTCGGAAACCTGCACATCAAACTTCGTGGCGTACATGCTGCCCCAGTATACCTTTACATTCTGGATCTGGCTTTCAGCCCCCAGATCCACGTATACCCATTCGTCTTGATTGCCTTCGCTCATCCAAAAGCTGACGAAGTTATTGACGTTTTCATCATAGTCCGGGAAGGCTTCCTCCCCGTTTTTGTCCAACAGCTTCCAGCCGGCAATGTGAATGCGGTCGGAACCGTTGTTGGCCGTGACGTTGAGTCGATAATATGTGTACGCCTCGGTCTGATCAGCCATCTCAAAGGTTCTGGTCTCACCGCTGCCGAAGCTCTCCCCGGTACGGGTGTCTAAATCCACAAAATGCTCCCCATCGTTGGAGCCTTGGATGATCCAATCTTTTGGGTTGTTTCCCTCACCCTCTACATCGGTAGTCAGGGTATAGCTCTTGATTACTTTCTTCTGAGAAAAGGGAACCTGGATCTGCGCCCAGGAACTCGTGTGATAAGAAATCCATCGGGTGGAATTGTCATCGTCAAACAGTTCTTTTGGATTGCCATACCGGGCCTCGTTGTCGTATGGGTTGCTGACCGAATAAGCCATTTTGTCCTCATCAGCAATATCGTGCACAATTCCGTCGGTTACCAGCTGAGCTGTCTGATCAAAGTTGACGGCGCTGGACTGATACGCTGCCCGCCGAAGCGCCAGGTTACGGACAGTATTTTCTTCTTGCGTTTCCTCTGCACTGATCACAGGGCCTGCCGCAGTAAACAAAGACATCGTCATCGCCATGGTCAGGAGCAGAGAAACGCCTCGTTTTGCGAAGCGCTTGTTCACAAGAAATCCTCCTTTTTATTTTCTTCAGTTGGCTCCTTTGTTTGCGGGCAGGCATCTCCGGCGTACGTTGGGCCGTTACCGGTTATTATTTATTATAAAACACGACATTATAAAGTCAATTTGTCAATCACCAAAAATTCACATAGAGTTTTTGTAAAACAATTCTATAACATAGCGATTATATATCATGTTATTTTTCTATCTTATCCTATTCATGAAATCAACTGTTACTTTTATCCATTACTTTTCTACTTGTTCCACTTTTTCTCTCAAAGGTTTGTCTCTGAAATAAAAAGATACAAACCCTGCTCCCAGCAGTATACAGCAGAACAATACCGCCTTCTCCCCTAGGGCGTTGCTCAGAAGCGTCCCTACCAACGCGCCGGCCGCAAAAAATAGAACAATGCCATAATATTTGAGTCCCTTTGTCCGATCCTCCTTGTTGCCCCGGACTCGATAACGATAAATAGATTCCGTGGCGCTGCGCAGATTACCAGTACACATTATGGTGGATACCACTTGACCGTCCACTGTTTGAAAGGCCTCCACCTGCATGGCGCATAAAAAGGAAATGACGATATTGGCCAATACATCCCCATCCCCCAGCGGGATAAAGGCCACTCCCACCAGTACCAGACATTCGGCTGCCACTATCAGCTGTCTCCAATGGAGAATCCGATATCTTTGAAACCGGCGGCGAATAAATTCCGATGCGATAATTCCTACGGCAAATGCCCCAATGGGTACCAGATCATAAAGTACCTGGCCTAGATTCCACTGGGCTAGATTGAATCCCAACAATACGATATTCCCAGTTTGAGCGTTTGCAAATACGCCTCCGCGCAAAATATAAGTATAAGCATCCAGGAATCCGCCCACCGCCGCCAACATGGATCCTAGAAAATAAGATTGGGTCATCCATCGCTTCTTTTGCCTCTCGATGCTGCTTTTCATTTTGTCACTCCCCTACCTGTGTCAAATCGGATGGAAGAGTCCTTTTTCGCCATCCTTTCTCTCTCTTCTTATGGTACACCATTTTGCCCTCCTTTAAAACTAAAATATCACTGATGTCTCAAACTAGTATTTTATTATGACCTTTTTAGACCATTTTTGTATATCAGAGCATAAAAGGGTAGGAAACATCCTCGTATTATAGTATACTTTAGAGAGAAACTTCTGCTAAAGTATAAAATAGGCACATTCCATTGAAGGGATTGGAGCAAGTTGGACAAACGATATACTGTCTTTATCAGCTCCCCTTTTGAAGATTTGAAAGAGGAACGTCAGAAAGTAATACAAACCCTATTGGAACTGGGATGTATCCCTTGCGGTATGGAGCTCTTCCCTGCCTCCAATCAGGATCAATGGTCTTTTATTCAAAAAGTCATCGATGACTGTGATTACTACATTCTCATCCTAGGCGGGCGATATGGAAGCTGCTGTACCGACGGCATAGGATATACGGAAAAAGAATATCTTTATGCCATCCAAAAAGGGAAACCGTGTCTCGCTTTTCTCCATCAGGATCCCTCCGGACTTCCTTCCCGCTGTACAGAACAGACCAAGGCAGGACGTCTGCGTCTCTCGCAATTTCGCCGCAAGGTTGAGGAACATCTATGCCGGTACTGGACGGACGGCGATCTTTTGGCCGCAGAGGTGGCTAAAAGTATGTCCCAATTGATTCAAGCTTGTCCTGCCCAGGGGTGGATCCGGGCTGGCAGCGATGAAGGAAACGATCTCCAAACACTCCAGGACCTGCGGGAGGAGAATAGACGATTGCGTCAAAAACTCCATACAGAAACAGTTTCTTTTTCCCAAAAAGGAATCCAATCTGTTCGTCTTCACCTGGACCTAGAGATCCATGCAGATGGGGAGTATACTACCATCCAATGGCATTCGGAAGAATAATTGTTTCCCCTCGCAAAGGACGTTCTTTTCTTCTAATTAAAAAGGCTGGCATCTCCCTATTTGGGATTGTACCAGCCTTTTATTTATTTTGATATATTAGAAGGATGAGGTTCTGGTCTCGTCTCAGTATCCAGCCAGAAAACATCCGGCTTCGCCAGGAGACGGGCATTATTATAAGCCATATCCAGTGTCAATATCGTAGCGCCCCGGTAATATGGCGCCCGGCCGGTTTGAACCAGCCGCAACGCCAAAGCACATTCCGGCCTCCCATTTTCCTCCCTCTCCCCTAAATAGATGGGAAGCAAATATTGGATTTCATTGGTTTCCATCCAATACTGGGGAATGGCCAGTTTGTAATTGCGTTCAGCCAAAAGCCGCGCCCTTTCAATGGCACTGCTGAAATCACGGGCGATGCGTGCGCACAGCAATGCCTTTTTGCCTGGGTCGTCCTTGACCTGTTCATACTCCTGTTGGTACTTCGGCAGACGCCCTCGTTCTACTCCGTCCTCGAAGATATGAGAATCGTTAAGTGAAATGGGCAATTGGGCATTAAACATGACTTCCCGATAATCTGTAAAATACTTGGCGATGGCGGGCACTTTATAAACAGCTCCATCGTATACATTGGTGATTTCCACGTCCTGATCGGAGAAAAAACGGGGAGAACCCAACATCACAAAGGTATGTTCCCCGATCACAGGAATATCCACCGTCCACTCCTCTTTGTTTCCCATAATGATAATCTGACGGAAAAAATGGTTGAGAAGTCCGCTGTTGAAATACAGCTTCCCATTGACTTCATCCACCTTTTTCGGAGTATCAGGTGCAGCGCTGCGATCCTCGTAAAGCAGGTGATAAAGTGTATGTTCCAGATAGTTCCGCAGGACGCTATAGGGATAAAGTCCGGGTGTGGACAGACTCCACGGTTCATCCATGGTATACTCCGCCAGTTCCTCCAAAAACACGTTCATCACTCGGGCATTCTCAAAATGGAAATACCCGAGACGATAACAATGGGTGTCCAGGATGCGGTCCAAAAGCGACATCTGGGTACAGATACCCAGCCCGTACCACTTTTGATGGGCGCCTGCCCGACGGTTGACATCCATCACTGCCCATAAAGGTTGGCCGTCCATGGTATTGGACGATAAACGAAAATAGGAAAAAGAATTATTGGCTTCAAATACCCCAATGGCATCCTGGCCGGCTGCTTTGCGATAGTCCTCATCCAGCTGCCTTTTCCAGTGCTCCTCCGATAGCTCCTCTCCACTGAGGCGATTGAGTACCCGGGCGATGTTCCCAAACCAATCGTCCCTCATATAAGTGTACTGCATAAGACCGGTGTTCTGACTGCCCCACTGGTCTAAAATATCCCTCTCGGTTCCAATGAGAACTCCGCTCCACGACCCTTCTCCCAATGCACTGGGCCGGGTAGTACTGAATCCCCCGTAAATAGGGATACCGCTGTCCTGTGTAACATAACCGGTGTTGATGATAAAATAACAGGCATCCCCGTTGGAAGATAATGTAGGCTGTAAATCCTTATCCCAGCAAGGACAGGCCGTCTCCTTTTGGGCCCACTGCTGGCTGACAAACTGATCTATCTCCTGATAACTGACCATATCGCCGCACAAACGTCGGATATCATTTAGATAGGTACTGTTATTGTTAATATAACCAATCGCTCGGAATCCTTGCTTTACCTGCATAATGCGTAGAGACCTCTCTTTCCAACATATCTACTAAAACCATATAAATACTCAGTTAACAGCATATTCATTATAGCAGTTTCTCCCCTGAAAGTCGATGGGTTTGTCTGGAGAGGGGCATGAAACGAAAATCTATCTTTTGTTATCTTGTGTTGAAACCGACATAATTTCAGCCTATACTGATAGTATCCCATTCCAGGAAAGGAGGGCATTTGCTTGAAACTGCTGCTTGCTGAGGATGAAGTTAGTATGTCGGAAGCCCTTGTGGATATTTTAACTTATCACCATTATACGGTAGATCCGGTGTTCAACGGTCAGGACGCCCTGGACTATGCCCAAACCGGATCTTATGATGGTATTATCTTGGATATCATGATGCCTTTAAAAGACGGGCTTGAGGTTCTGGATGAACTGCGTCAATCGGGTGATAAAACACCCATCTTGATGTTGACGGCAAAGTCGGACATCGAGGACCGTATCCATGGGCTCAATTTGGGCGCCGATGATTATCTGCCTAAGCCTTTTGCTATGGGGGAATTCTTGGCCAGGGTCCGAGCCATGCTGCGGCGACGCGAAACCTTTACCCCTGATTTAATGCAACTTGGCAACATCACACTCAACCGTAACAACTATGAATTAAGCGGCGGTGGACAATCTTTCCTTCTCTCCAATCTGGAATTTAAACTTATGGAGCTCTTTATGCTCAACAAAGGCATTTATCTCTCATCTGAGAAAATCTTACAGAAGGTATGGGGTTACGATACCGATGCAGAGGTCGGCGTAGTATGGGTCTATATCTCCTATCTGCGCAAACGTCTGCTGGCATTGAATTCCAATGTGGAAATTAAAGTCAAACGGAGAATCGGGTATACTCTGGAGGTAAGGCCATGATTAAAACCCTCCAGCGCAAATTTGTAGTCACCGCCATGATTGCCATTACAGTACTGTTGCTGTTTCTCATCGGGGTGATCAACGTTTTGAACTATATGCAGGTTCATGAGCAGTCATCCCATACCCTTTCCCTGCTCACCTCCAACGACGGCATGTTCCCCAAGCCCAACAGCGACAGGCCGATGGAACCTCCCAAAAGCTTCTTGACTCCCCCCTTCGACGAGGATACCGCCCTCTCTACCCGTTATTTTATCGTCCGCACTGACCCGCAAAATCAGATCCGGTTTGTGGATGTGGAACATATTGCTTCTGTAACGGAAGACGATGCTGCTGAGTATGCTTCCACTGCTCTTTCCGCCGGTCAGGAGGAAGGAAAGGTGGATCACTTCCAATACCGGATCATCAGCTCCCAAGCCGGACCGGGTAAAACATTGGTGTTTCTCGACTGTTCCGATCAATTTTACTCCATCTTCCGCGTGTTGACCATCTCCGCACTGGCAGCCCTTTTATGCTGGGCTCTGATGCTCCTTTTAGTCCTCCTCTTATCCAAAAAGGCCATCCGTCCAGTGGCTGTCAGCTTGGAAAAACAAAAACAGTTTGTCACCAATGCCGGTCATGAGATCAAGACCCCTTTGGCCATTATCATGTCCAACACCGACGCCATGGAACTCCATCAGGGGCCTACCAAATGGAGTCACAATATCCGTACCCAAACGGCGCGTCTCAACGGCTTGATGCAAAATCTTTTGTTGTTGGCCAAAATGGATGAGGCCAGTGTCAAACTAACCTTCGCCGATTTTAATTTAAGCCTTCTCGTCCAGGAAACGATATCCCCCTATATGGAACCGGCTGCTATGCGTTCTATTACACTGGAATCCATTGTATCTCCAGACATTTGTATCCATTCAAACCGAGATCATATGGCTCAGCTTATTTCCATCCTAATGGACAATGCTGTCAAATACACCGATGCCGGCGGGCATATTGTGGTATTCCTCAAGAATGCTGACAAACGGGTTACTCTGCGAATCAAAAATACCTGCGATCATCTTCCTGACATCAGTCCTGACCGGTTATTTGATCGTTTCTACCGCGGCGATGCTGCACGTACTCAGAAAAACGGTGGATATGGAATTGGATTGTCCATGGCCAAAGCCATTGTAGAGGCATTGGGAGGTTCTATCTCCGCCAAATATGAGGAGGATAACATCATTGCCTTTACCGTCAAACTGGGAGGATGACGGTAATAGAATCAAAATTGCTAAAAACCCCGCTCTGCCTTCGATCAAAAGACAGAACGGGGTTTTTGTATGGTTTATGGATTCAAAAAACTTTATTTACTTATACGGTGCGTTTGCGGCGAATCAGCAAAGCTGTCAGCAACCCGGCCGCCGATACAAACAGGATAACTAAGACAATCTGAGCAGTGGTTCCTTCGCCAGTGGAGGGGTTGTCGGCCCCCCCTGAACCGCCGGGTGTAGAGGGATCCACCGGTTTGGAGGGATCATCCGGATGGCTGGACTGAGTCTTTTCAATCACAAAGGTCACTTCCGACGGTGTAGCAGTCAGAACTCCTTGTTCATCACGGGCGATGATAACTTGGGCAGTTTCTTCTTCTCCCACCAGCTCATACCCTTCGGGTACGGCGACAGTGACGGTCTCCTCCCCTTCTTCGCCACAGAACAGCTCATATCCCAAATCACTGAGGGACGTGCCATCCTGTGTCTTAAATGTCACATCAACCTTGGCCATCTTTTCCACCTGAATGACAACTTCATCCACGGAGGCCTGCCATTGTCCATCAATGCATACGAGGGCGGTGGGATACAGCCAGTCCTCGTCCGGATGGGCGGGAACAAGCTGCTGATAACCGTAAGGCATGGGGATGTCTTCCCGGCTCACAGGTCCTACAGCATCAAAGTACAGTTTACCTCCGCCGGGTACGGCATTGCCTTCTCCGTCCTCATAACGGACGGTGTAAAAATACTGGGAAGGATCCACATCTGGCTGGACGGTAAAAGTCACCTGCGTGGGGTCGGCTACCAGATGTCCATTCTCGTCACGGGTAACTTCCAGAGCAAATGTGTCTTCTCCTGCAATTTTATATCCCTCTGGAGCCGTCACTTTCTGGAGACCTGCGCCTTCTTCCCCAAAATACAGTTCCTCTTCCCCCAGTACGGAACCGTCCTCTTGCTGGAAGGTAACGGTCACACTTGCCATCTTTTCCACCATGATGTTGACCGTCTGCGGATAGACAAACCATCCGCCGGATCCGTAATAGAGCCCGGTAGGATACAGCCAACTCTCATCCGGATGGGCGGGGATAATCTCTTGATAACCGTAGGGAAGGGGGATACTCTCTCGGCTGATGGCACCGATGGTGTCAAAAGTTTGTTTTCCTCCCCCTTCTACTCGGTTGCCGTCCTGATCCCAATAGGATACTTCAAAGTAAAAACTTTGGGGATCAATGGTTGGTACAATAGAAAACACAACCGACGATACGTCGGCCACCAGCTGGCCATCCTTTTGAGTGACTGTCACCTGCACCTGATTCTGTTCTGGATTCTCCAGGACTACGGATGCTTGTTCCAGTACTTCTTGGTCAGCTGTGACGATATTCACGCCGGGGACAGCTGTAAATTCGTCCCAGAATATTTCTTTGCCTTTGTATTGGTAAGAAACCGGGATAGTAAGGCCCTCTGTCGTTGTGGCCTCGGTTTGGGCCGCTTCAGAGGCAAAGGAATTTTCAGTAGCCTTGATGCGTACCTCAATGGTATAATTCGTGTTCATCTCCAAGTTGGTCAGCGTATTGTCTTCCTGCCATTCTCCGTCGGGCAGGATGCGATACTCGCCGCCCTCTACAGGCTGCACAGTGATGGAGGTCGGAGCAACCGACTGCACCTTAGCTACAGGGGTATCTGGGCGGGAGTCAGGCACTTGGATACAAACTACCTTGGATTGGAAAGATGTATCGGTAGCATATTTGCGGATGTAAATGTCTTTACCCGGAGTAACAGGGATTGATTCCCCACTCCCTTTTTCAGCGCCGATCATATCGGGATTGTCGGCTATTTCGTTCCAATCCCCATAGGTGGAAACGGTGCATTCATTTTCAAAATCGATAGCCGATCCGACAGCCACCGGACGTTTGGGCACCAACTCTTCTAAGTTACCCGATCCATCCTTGGCTATGGCAGTCAAAACGACATCCTCCTGTCCCTCTTCCACTACATAAGGGGTGATAGAGGCACCATTTGTGATTACATTGCCCTCTCCATCTTGGAGCGTATAAAGAGTATCGTCATAAGAGACGGTCTCATGGTAATAATCATAAACCAATATGCTGCGATATACATCAATGGTATATGTGGTGGAGGTCTTTCCTCCGGCCTGGGATGTTACCTCAATCGAAGTAATCTTTCCAGGTTCCAAGGCAATGGCATCCGACCATTCATCCGATGCCACTTCTACACCGTTTACTGTGAGAGTATCGCTGCCTCGCGGACGGATCCGCACTTCTTCACAGGCACTGTCGGTTGTCAGGCCAAAGGCGGTCTCATCCTCCGACACGTCCAGTTTGATGTGTTTTCCCTCTTCGTCCACATCCAGATCCAACAGCTGGGATACCGCTTGGGTATAGGTACGGGAAACTACATTTCCCTGTTTTCCATTCTTTTGACCCCAAGCCGAAACGGTGCAGGGACCTTCCAAAGTGATGGCTCCTGTATAAGGGGTGATCTCTCCGACTGTACCGTCGGATCCGGTAATCTGATAGTAGATCTCTCCTTCACCGGTCAACTCCAGTTTATCGCCGGATATAACCGGTCCTTCCAGCAGCGAGAACTGAACATTACGGATGGCTTCTCCCTCGTCCGGAATGGGATTGGTAAAGGCTTTGACACAGGCATTGGTGGTGTAAATATGGAAATCAGAGTAGTTGGCGCTTAGTTCAGTAATATCGTTCCAGGATTGGCCATCCAGGCTGTAGTAGCTTTCGCCGCCATCTCCCATATACTCCGGTTCTGATTTGCTGTAAGGCAAAGGGCAAATCTCAACCGGGATGGGATAGGCGTAATTGGGATTGGTCAACTTGACCACGACGCTAAAGGTCTCCCCTTTCTCTAAAGAGATCGCCTTATTCAATTCGATGGTGTGATAACCGGCATATTCCTCAGCTCCGGTATGGCCGCTGTATACCAGTTGTCCTGAGGTGGGATCCCCCTGCTGGACCCCGGTATAAACTGAAATCTCATAGCTGGTTCCGGCATCGGTGGTATAGAAGGACACCGCTTCCAATTGCTCGTCGCCCTCAGAGGTGAAGATATTGGACATATAACCGGTTCTGGATGCCTTTTCCTCATCAATAAAGGTGTCGGCAGACACTGAGATTCCCCATCCTAAGGTATCGTATTGGTAGTTATTTTGATAGTTATCGGCTTCTTCCAGGCTATAATAATTGCCGTATTGCAAAGTTTGATCCTCATAGGAAAGCCAGAAATAACCGTCGTCGCCCCAACTGCTTCCCCAGCTGTTGCGGATCAGCCATGCGCCGTCTTCTTCAGGACGTTGGTCTTCGTTGAAATTTTCACGGGAAAAATTATCGTCCCAGCCTACAATGAGCACAGCATGGTCGATTGGCAAATAAGTATCGCTATACACGGCGTAGGTTTCTTCATTGTAGGCGTCCTCCGCAGACGATGAATAACTGATGGAAACCGCTCCGTAGTCCATCAGGATCTGTTTGATGGTTTGTATGCTCGGATAGGGTGTGTTGTCTTCCCCATATCCGTAAGAGCCGTTGGACATATAAAAGGCATCCTGGAGATGGTAATCGGCTTCCCATCTCAGACTTTCATCCACCTCGGTGGTATCATAGGGTACAGTCTCCGAATCTACAGGGCCTTTCCATGCCGCCAAGCTTCCCACTGCCTGGGGATCGTTTCCCCCCATGTCAAAGATGCTTGAACCGTTGTTTTGTCTTTGGAGCCATGTGTACTCCTCTTCTTCATCACCTGTGTAGTTAAACCAGGCCAGATGAATATTGGATAAGGAAATGTCCGGCATCTGTTCGATAAGACCGGATTCTGCCGATCCCAGGGTGGCAAATGTCCAGCATGTGCCATAGCTTCCCTGGTCCTTTACCGTTGGGGCACGTCCGTAGTCCCGAAGATCAAAAGACTGGGGCAGGAGGGCATTCCTCTGCATATTTTGCTGCTCATAACTCTCCTCCAAATAAGATAAGTCCATGGTGGAGGGAGTACTGCTGCCTGTTCCGCCGTTTTCAATGTATTCTACATACTCTTGGCTTAGAGGCGCTATTTGACCGTGGTTTGAGGTGCTTTCTCCTTCTTCCGATGGTACGGCTGATACAGTCGGTGTCAAAGACAGTAGCATACTGACTGCCAAGCACAGGCCTAACAACCGTTTCCTTAAGGGGTGATTTGCGGGCTTCATACATATCATCCTTTCTGCTTTTAGGTTTTATCTATTCTAAAAGGGTGTCGGTAGTCTCCATAACGGATTCCGCCTCAGCCGCGTAT
This genomic window contains:
- a CDS encoding YoaK family protein, encoding MKSSIERQKKRWMTQSYFLGSMLAAVGGFLDAYTYILRGGVFANAQTGNIVLLGFNLAQWNLGQVLYDLVPIGAFAVGIIASEFIRRRFQRYRILHWRQLIVAAECLVLVGVAFIPLGDGDVLANIVISFLCAMQVEAFQTVDGQVVSTIMCTGNLRSATESIYRYRVRGNKEDRTKGLKYYGIVLFFAAGALVGTLLSNALGEKAVLFCCILLGAGFVSFYFRDKPLREKVEQVEK
- a CDS encoding DUF4062 domain-containing protein encodes the protein MDKRYTVFISSPFEDLKEERQKVIQTLLELGCIPCGMELFPASNQDQWSFIQKVIDDCDYYILILGGRYGSCCTDGIGYTEKEYLYAIQKGKPCLAFLHQDPSGLPSRCTEQTKAGRLRLSQFRRKVEEHLCRYWTDGDLLAAEVAKSMSQLIQACPAQGWIRAGSDEGNDLQTLQDLREENRRLRQKLHTETVSFSQKGIQSVRLHLDLEIHADGEYTTIQWHSEE
- a CDS encoding DUF3825 domain-containing protein, which gives rise to MQVKQGFRAIGYINNNSTYLNDIRRLCGDMVSYQEIDQFVSQQWAQKETACPCWDKDLQPTLSSNGDACYFIINTGYVTQDSGIPIYGGFSTTRPSALGEGSWSGVLIGTERDILDQWGSQNTGLMQYTYMRDDWFGNIARVLNRLSGEELSEEHWKRQLDEDYRKAAGQDAIGVFEANNSFSYFRLSSNTMDGQPLWAVMDVNRRAGAHQKWYGLGICTQMSLLDRILDTHCYRLGYFHFENARVMNVFLEELAEYTMDEPWSLSTPGLYPYSVLRNYLEHTLYHLLYEDRSAAPDTPKKVDEVNGKLYFNSGLLNHFFRQIIIMGNKEEWTVDIPVIGEHTFVMLGSPRFFSDQDVEITNVYDGAVYKVPAIAKYFTDYREVMFNAQLPISLNDSHIFEDGVERGRLPKYQQEYEQVKDDPGKKALLCARIARDFSSAIERARLLAERNYKLAIPQYWMETNEIQYLLPIYLGEREENGRPECALALRLVQTGRAPYYRGATILTLDMAYNNARLLAKPDVFWLDTETRPEPHPSNISK
- a CDS encoding response regulator transcription factor, which produces MKLLLAEDEVSMSEALVDILTYHHYTVDPVFNGQDALDYAQTGSYDGIILDIMMPLKDGLEVLDELRQSGDKTPILMLTAKSDIEDRIHGLNLGADDYLPKPFAMGEFLARVRAMLRRRETFTPDLMQLGNITLNRNNYELSGGGQSFLLSNLEFKLMELFMLNKGIYLSSEKILQKVWGYDTDAEVGVVWVYISYLRKRLLALNSNVEIKVKRRIGYTLEVRP
- a CDS encoding sensor histidine kinase — encoded protein: MIKTLQRKFVVTAMIAITVLLLFLIGVINVLNYMQVHEQSSHTLSLLTSNDGMFPKPNSDRPMEPPKSFLTPPFDEDTALSTRYFIVRTDPQNQIRFVDVEHIASVTEDDAAEYASTALSAGQEEGKVDHFQYRIISSQAGPGKTLVFLDCSDQFYSIFRVLTISALAALLCWALMLLLVLLLSKKAIRPVAVSLEKQKQFVTNAGHEIKTPLAIIMSNTDAMELHQGPTKWSHNIRTQTARLNGLMQNLLLLAKMDEASVKLTFADFNLSLLVQETISPYMEPAAMRSITLESIVSPDICIHSNRDHMAQLISILMDNAVKYTDAGGHIVVFLKNADKRVTLRIKNTCDHLPDISPDRLFDRFYRGDAARTQKNGGYGIGLSMAKAIVEALGGSISAKYEEDNIIAFTVKLGG
- a CDS encoding lectin like domain-containing protein; protein product: MKPANHPLRKRLLGLCLAVSMLLSLTPTVSAVPSEEGESTSNHGQIAPLSQEYVEYIENGGTGSSTPSTMDLSYLEESYEQQNMQRNALLPQSFDLRDYGRAPTVKDQGSYGTCWTFATLGSAESGLIEQMPDISLSNIHLAWFNYTGDEEEEYTWLQRQNNGSSIFDMGGNDPQAVGSLAAWKGPVDSETVPYDTTEVDESLRWEADYHLQDAFYMSNGSYGYGEDNTPYPSIQTIKQILMDYGAVSISYSSSAEDAYNEETYAVYSDTYLPIDHAVLIVGWDDNFSRENFNEDQRPEEDGAWLIRNSWGSSWGDDGYFWLSYEDQTLQYGNYYSLEEADNYQNNYQYDTLGWGISVSADTFIDEEKASRTGYMSNIFTSEGDEQLEAVSFYTTDAGTSYEISVYTGVQQGDPTSGQLVYSGHTGAEEYAGYHTIELNKAISLEKGETFSVVVKLTNPNYAYPIPVEICPLPYSKSEPEYMGDGGESYYSLDGQSWNDITELSANYSDFHIYTTNACVKAFTNPIPDEGEAIRNVQFSLLEGPVISGDKLELTGEGEIYYQITGSDGTVGEITPYTGAITLEGPCTVSAWGQKNGKQGNVVSRTYTQAVSQLLDLDVDEEGKHIKLDVSEDETAFGLTTDSACEEVRIRPRGSDTLTVNGVEVASDEWSDAIALEPGKITSIEVTSQAGGKTSTTYTIDVYRSILVYDYYHETVSYDDTLYTLQDGEGNVITNGASITPYVVEEGQEDVVLTAIAKDGSGNLEELVPKRPVAVGSAIDFENECTVSTYGDWNEIADNPDMIGAEKGSGESIPVTPGKDIYIRKYATDTSFQSKVVCIQVPDSRPDTPVAKVQSVAPTSITVQPVEGGEYRILPDGEWQEDNTLTNLEMNTNYTIEVRIKATENSFASEAAQTEATTTEGLTIPVSYQYKGKEIFWDEFTAVPGVNIVTADQEVLEQASVVLENPEQNQVQVTVTQKDGQLVADVSSVVFSIVPTIDPQSFYFEVSYWDQDGNRVEGGGKQTFDTIGAISRESIPLPYGYQEIIPAHPDESWLYPTGLYYGSGGWFVYPQTVNIMVEKMASVTVTFQQEDGSVLGEEELYFGEEGAGLQKVTAPEGYKIAGEDTFALEVTRDENGHLVADPTQVTFTVQPDVDPSQYFYTVRYEDGEGNAVPGGGKLYFDAVGPVSREDIPMPYGYQQLVPAHPDEDWLYPTALVCIDGQWQASVDEVVIQVEKMAKVDVTFKTQDGTSLSDLGYELFCGEEGEETVTVAVPEGYELVGEEETAQVIIARDEQGVLTATPSEVTFVIEKTQSSHPDDPSKPVDPSTPGGSGGADNPSTGEGTTAQIVLVILFVSAAGLLTALLIRRKRTV